From one Peredibacter starrii genomic stretch:
- a CDS encoding glycosyltransferase family 2 protein, translating into MEKITAIIPTFNEEVHIKAAIESVLWCDEIIVVDSFSTDKTVEIVKSFPQVRLLQREYEHSASQKNWTIPQASNPWIFLLDADERPTPELVEEIKGVLKTGTKYSGFWIYRRNNFMDKRINYSGWQSDKVIRLFKRDECKYQNKHVHAEIESKGEISILKHKLLHYTYKDLASYLKKADRYTTWGAFDRYHKFQKTGKKIGLAYLFFRPFGRFVRHYFWRLGILDGTHGFVVSALAAYNVFIRAVKIWRLQNGEKMEDPFKK; encoded by the coding sequence ATGGAAAAAATCACAGCTATCATCCCTACTTTTAATGAAGAAGTTCACATTAAGGCCGCCATTGAATCGGTTCTTTGGTGTGATGAGATCATTGTAGTTGATTCTTTTTCGACTGATAAAACGGTTGAGATCGTGAAGTCATTTCCTCAGGTTCGCCTCCTTCAGCGTGAGTATGAACATTCTGCCTCTCAAAAGAACTGGACCATTCCTCAGGCAAGTAATCCCTGGATCTTCCTGTTGGATGCGGATGAGCGCCCCACTCCGGAACTCGTGGAAGAAATCAAAGGCGTGCTTAAAACGGGTACGAAGTACTCTGGTTTCTGGATCTATCGTCGAAATAATTTCATGGATAAGAGAATCAACTACTCTGGCTGGCAATCGGATAAAGTGATTCGTTTATTTAAACGTGATGAGTGTAAATATCAAAACAAGCACGTGCATGCGGAGATTGAGTCGAAAGGTGAGATCAGCATCTTGAAGCATAAGCTTCTTCACTACACTTACAAAGACCTTGCTTCATACCTCAAGAAGGCCGATCGTTACACCACTTGGGGAGCTTTCGATCGCTATCATAAATTCCAAAAGACCGGTAAAAAGATCGGTCTGGCGTATCTCTTCTTCCGTCCGTTTGGACGTTTTGTTCGTCACTATTTCTGGCGTTTGGGGATTCTAGATGGAACTCATGGTTTCGTTGTTTCAGCACTCGCTGCCTACAACGTTTTCATCCGTGCAGTAAAAATCTGGCGTCTGCAGAACGGCGAGAAAATGGAAGATCCGTTTAAGAAATAA
- a CDS encoding PQQ-dependent sugar dehydrogenase produces MHFLIFILFFAIACSNNDSGSDAPQSQQENTQLEVLLDRSDVIWGFDFLPDKRIIFTERSGHLLVWDPNQNSTSDISGLPPISSSGESGLLDLELHPNFDSNQLVYFCYSEPGRTIALGRGELNESTLNNVQKLFSANNANSSSIHFGCRIEFDDAGKVFLSLGDQNEPSRAQDSNSFLGKIVRMNDDGSGLEIWSSGHRNVQGLAIRPGTNDLFEVEHGPTGGDELNIIEQGNNYGWPLVTRGEPAGELGQSAPGFVDPLASWTPAIAPSGITFYQGDLYIACLRGRQIRRISLDGSTVTNQEILFSDAGYRFRNLRPGPDGFLYFSTDSGELGRIVPSVSSP; encoded by the coding sequence ATGCATTTTCTCATTTTCATTCTCTTTTTTGCAATCGCTTGCAGCAATAACGATTCTGGTAGTGATGCTCCTCAGTCTCAGCAGGAAAATACTCAACTAGAAGTTCTTCTCGATAGATCTGATGTGATCTGGGGATTTGATTTTCTTCCTGATAAGCGAATCATTTTTACCGAACGATCAGGCCATTTACTCGTCTGGGATCCTAATCAAAATTCAACCTCAGATATTTCAGGCTTACCTCCTATTTCTTCATCTGGTGAAAGTGGTCTACTTGATCTTGAATTACATCCAAACTTTGATTCTAATCAGCTGGTTTATTTTTGTTATTCGGAACCAGGCCGAACAATTGCGCTAGGACGTGGTGAACTCAATGAGAGCACACTCAATAATGTGCAAAAATTATTCTCTGCCAATAATGCTAATAGTTCCTCTATTCACTTTGGATGTAGGATCGAATTTGATGACGCTGGAAAAGTTTTTTTAAGTCTAGGTGATCAAAATGAACCTAGTCGCGCGCAGGACTCGAATTCTTTTCTAGGTAAGATCGTCAGAATGAATGATGATGGAAGTGGACTTGAGATCTGGAGTTCAGGTCATCGAAATGTTCAGGGACTGGCCATCAGACCAGGAACGAATGACCTCTTCGAAGTAGAACACGGGCCCACTGGTGGTGATGAACTTAATATCATCGAGCAAGGAAACAATTATGGCTGGCCATTAGTTACAAGAGGAGAACCTGCAGGAGAATTAGGACAAAGTGCGCCTGGCTTTGTGGATCCTTTAGCAAGCTGGACTCCTGCCATTGCCCCATCGGGAATTACATTTTACCAAGGGGATCTCTATATTGCGTGTCTTAGAGGTCGGCAGATTCGACGAATCTCTCTCGATGGATCGACCGTAACAAATCAAGAGATTCTATTTTCAGATGCTGGTTATAGATTTAGAAATCTCCGTCCTGGGCCGGATGGTTTTCTCTATTTCTCAACTGACAGTGGAGAACTTGGAAGAATAGTTCCTAGTGTATCGTCGCCATGA
- a CDS encoding PQQ-dependent sugar dehydrogenase, with product MKIIPILIISVISSLSFAKQPMPEVLVNHDDVIWGFDFLKDGRIIFTERSGKVFVVDPKTKKEVPITGFPKVYAVGQGGLLDVRVHPTNGFIYFTYSEPVGEKATTAFARAKLQDNRLVEFKKLFSAHEPNKEDLHFGSRIEFDGKGHIFVTVGDRDNRERAQDLKYHQGKILRFNEDGTVPKDNPFVSTKDAKPEIWSLGHRSPQGLVMNQETQELWEAEMGPRGGDEINLIKKGANYGWPVVTFGREYYGPKIGEGNQKAGMENPVEHWVPSISPSAMTFWNKNIYLATLSGQHIHRLEMKDNKVVKQDELYKNLDWRFRNLRPGPDGKLYFSTDEGKLGRISQ from the coding sequence ATGAAAATCATTCCAATCCTAATAATTTCAGTAATTTCTTCGTTAAGTTTCGCCAAGCAGCCCATGCCAGAAGTGTTGGTAAATCACGATGACGTGATCTGGGGTTTCGACTTTTTAAAGGATGGCCGAATCATCTTCACTGAACGCTCTGGAAAGGTTTTTGTGGTCGATCCGAAGACCAAAAAAGAGGTCCCTATTACAGGTTTTCCTAAGGTCTATGCCGTCGGACAAGGTGGTCTATTAGACGTTAGAGTTCATCCAACAAATGGATTCATTTACTTCACCTACTCTGAACCTGTCGGTGAAAAAGCGACAACTGCTTTTGCTCGCGCCAAACTTCAAGACAACAGACTGGTTGAGTTCAAGAAATTATTTTCGGCCCATGAACCTAACAAAGAAGATCTACATTTTGGTTCGCGCATTGAATTCGATGGCAAAGGTCACATTTTCGTTACTGTCGGTGATCGCGATAATAGAGAACGTGCTCAAGATCTAAAGTATCATCAAGGAAAAATCCTTCGCTTCAACGAAGACGGAACAGTTCCAAAAGATAATCCATTTGTTTCTACTAAAGATGCAAAACCAGAGATCTGGTCATTGGGTCACAGAAGTCCACAAGGACTTGTGATGAATCAAGAGACGCAGGAACTATGGGAGGCCGAGATGGGCCCGCGTGGAGGAGATGAAATCAATCTCATTAAAAAAGGTGCGAACTACGGCTGGCCAGTGGTGACTTTTGGTCGCGAATACTACGGCCCGAAAATTGGTGAAGGGAATCAGAAAGCAGGTATGGAAAATCCAGTTGAACATTGGGTTCCTTCTATCTCTCCTTCGGCCATGACCTTTTGGAATAAAAACATTTATCTCGCCACACTTTCAGGTCAACACATTCATCGCCTGGAAATGAAGGACAATAAGGTCGTTAAACAAGATGAACTTTATAAGAATCTTGATTGGCGTTTTAGAAACTTAAGACCTGGACCGGATGGGAAACTGTATTTCTCGACGGACGAAGGCAAACTCGGGCGAATCTCTCAATAA
- a CDS encoding glycosyltransferase family 9 protein, with product MSDASSKNILIIQTAFIGDTILASQFVRAVKEQFPNSKIHFFLRKGNESVIQGLPTIEKTWIWDKQGGKTKNLFKLISELRKIKFDMVFNLHRHFNSGLVTSMMKSPIKVGFKQNPMSFAFTHKVNHQIPDPRGWHEVQRNLELLKQAVPTLQIVDNSKNYKPELPIQQKNIDKVSQYITDNYFVVAPASVWFTKAWSEHKYRELTVELAKLGKVYFIGAPSDKDLCDRIRQDNPNTVNLCGGLNLLDSAALMKNARRVFVNDSAPLHLASCVNAKTTAVFCSTIPGFGYTPLADDSVVVDVGDSLSCRPCGLHGYKACPLGHFKCAEDIEIKKVMATIH from the coding sequence ATGAGTGACGCCTCGTCTAAAAATATTCTTATTATCCAAACCGCTTTCATTGGAGACACCATCCTTGCCAGCCAATTTGTACGCGCTGTCAAAGAGCAGTTTCCAAATTCCAAGATTCATTTTTTCCTTCGTAAGGGCAATGAATCAGTGATTCAAGGGCTTCCTACCATCGAGAAAACCTGGATCTGGGACAAGCAGGGCGGAAAGACGAAAAATCTTTTTAAACTCATTTCTGAGCTTCGTAAGATCAAGTTTGATATGGTCTTCAATCTTCACCGCCATTTTAATTCTGGGCTGGTGACGTCGATGATGAAATCTCCTATTAAAGTGGGCTTTAAGCAAAATCCAATGAGCTTTGCTTTCACTCATAAAGTAAATCACCAGATTCCTGATCCAAGAGGCTGGCATGAAGTTCAGAGAAATCTTGAACTTCTAAAACAAGCTGTCCCAACTCTACAGATTGTGGATAACTCAAAAAATTACAAACCTGAACTTCCGATCCAGCAGAAGAACATCGATAAGGTTTCTCAGTACATCACTGATAACTATTTTGTGGTAGCACCTGCTTCGGTGTGGTTTACCAAAGCATGGAGTGAGCACAAGTATCGTGAACTCACAGTGGAACTTGCGAAGCTAGGGAAGGTTTACTTTATCGGCGCGCCTTCTGATAAGGATCTCTGCGATCGCATTAGACAGGACAATCCAAATACTGTGAATCTTTGTGGCGGTTTAAATCTTTTAGATTCGGCCGCATTGATGAAAAATGCTCGAAGAGTATTCGTAAACGATTCAGCTCCTCTCCATCTTGCTTCTTGTGTGAATGCTAAAACGACCGCCGTGTTCTGTTCGACCATTCCTGGTTTTGGCTACACACCCCTGGCCGATGATTCAGTAGTGGTAGATGTAGGTGATTCACTATCTTGTCGACCTTGCGGTCTTCATGGTTATAAAGCTTGTCCTCTTGGACACTTTAAGTGCGCTGAAGACATCGAAATCAAGAAAGTCATGGCGACGATACACTAG